From the genome of Falco biarmicus isolate bFalBia1 chromosome 2, bFalBia1.pri, whole genome shotgun sequence:
GTGATACTGTTTCAATTTATACTAGTAAAATCTAATCTGTACATACATCTATATGGACAGATAAATTAATATAAGACAATTATGTTTAAAAGCACAtcttagaagaaagaaaaattaatgaatggTACAATTAAAATTATCCAGATGTGTATTTTGTCATAAACTTTTATTAGACAGCAGATAAGTAGAATCAATAGTGTAGTGTGAATTAAAGCTGCTATTTTCCTACCGGTCCTGTGCACCTCTTGTGCATAATTCCACCACATGTATATCGACTTTACCCTCTCAGAATATTACTCTGTGTTTGATGGAGTAGGCTCAAGATACCTGAGTGACTGTGTAAGTCCTGATAATAGCCTCTCTAGGGTAGTAACCatgacttttttaaaacagcagtaAAGCTTATCCTTTACGTGTGGTTGGTCAAAGGGCCCATCAGAAATATTAGTATATTTGAAAGttcatttgctgcttgttgTACTCTCTGGAACAGCAAAGTTACATTTAAgtaaatttctatttaaaagaacagtagtgcaagcaaacaaaaattcaaaGCCCTACCAAACCAAAATGCTATGTGAATccccatttcttcttttgtatggaagaggaggaagcagatGGTGTTTAGATGTCCTCAGATACTACTAGGAAGAGCATGTGAAAACTTACACAGAATGAGTAGAATAAAGCGAAgaaggaagaggcagcagcatcctttctAAATTTGCTCCTGTCTCTAAGTTACCCTAATGGTGGGATGTATAGCAGTAATTGCTGTGGGCTTCTGGACAGGCAAGACGCACCTTACAACAGGGTGTAAAGCCAGTGCAGTTTGCTGAGCTGTACCACTAGATGGAGGCAGATATCGCATCAATGTCTAGTAAGCAGGGTGAGGTGTGCCGGTGGCAGTTTTCCCCAAAGGGAAGGAGGTCCTGTGTGCAAATGGCAGCACAACAAGAGCTCAGCAAGAGGTAGGATGCTGCTGACAGCTCATCAGTGCTACCGTTGCCTTCTCAGGACAGAAATTGTGGCTCCTACTTTATTTCACATGCTGTAGAGATGCTAGCCgagtgctgctgcctctcagaTGTGCCTACTTCAAGACACAAGGGTGCCTCACTCCCACCTtgtgctggccctgctgcaggccAGTCAGCTCGTGTCCTCACTGGAAGCTGTCTCCCAGATGTGTCCTGTTGTCAGGACGGTCTTCCTAGGAATACACCTCTGGAATTTTACCCCATTCCTCTCAGTTCACATGGAAATTTGTACTCTAGAAAACAGGTCTGCTACTTTCAGCCAAGTATTTGTTCTCATGCCTTCCTCATGTGTCAGTACAGCACATCGTCCAGCACGGTGCATGGATTGTCCCATGCATCTTTAGGAATGGTTCTCTCTGCACAGTCGTTCCTCTGATGATGTCTGTCTTCTCTTTAAGAAGCACTAGCGAGTGACTTGAGCTCAATAAAGAGCATGGTGTGTCTCTGTTTTGTGCTATGTTCCCTGTGGGGGCTTTGGCCAAGAGAACAGGGTACTTTCTGTCAGCATTGCATCTTTCCAGGACTCCACAGGTAGACCCAAGTTGGTCAAGCATCCACACAGGTCACGGAGCTCACTAGTCCCATTCTTCATAGTCTTTGATGCAGTCTGGGATCTGACCCTCTGTTCTGGGGCTTCCTGTTTTTCTCATACCTCAAGACACCTGTGCCGTCAGGATAATACCCGCTTAGCCCTAGCTACTTCATCTTTGAGCTTCATGTGGAAGAAATGGCTAGTAACTGGTGGGAGTGTTTAGAGGTGAGAAAGCTTTCTGAGAGGGAAGCACTTGAAAGAAGCATGCTTCATACCCTGTCCTTACATATCCTTGACACTCTGCATGTCTGTCAGTGACTTATTTCAGCCATACCATGATAAGGTGCTGCTTCTTGCAGCAGATATTGTTAGAGGGACTGGACTAACAGGAATTCTTCATCGAATAAACTGCAGCCTGTCTGGTAGGTGTAGAGCTCTAATTCTCTCTCCTACCCTCTTCAGGTAGATGATTGCTATAGGATTGCTCCTCTGCTGTTGCTGGAGGCACTTCCAAGGCAATCGCAGAGCAGTGGTAATCCCATGGATGCTGAAGACACTTTTTCTGATGGAGTACATTGAAGGTAAAGTGTCAGCTAGGAAAGGAGTGATTAGAAGAGGtcagaaggaaagcaggaaaaggtAGTTTTGTAATATGGTAGAGGGAACTTGACCTGTATCCATACAACTTGTTTCACATCCCTTCCAGCTCCAGGGAGCGAGGAAGAGCAAACCCGGAGATCAGTTGGTACCCAGAAACTTGAGTGGGAATTAGACCTACCTTAGGAAGTGCATTCGTGTTTAGATGCCATCCTAGGAAATGTGTATGTCTAAGTGGCTGAGAGAGCAGGACATAAGTCTTTTGAGTATACGGAGATTAAAATTGcctctcctcctttccaccCAGCCCTTGAATTGCAAAAGGTGCTACCACTTTCTTGAGTCCCACTTGGCCCATGAGCAGACTTCCATCTCTCACATGTCCTGCACTAAACCTGGGGCTGAGCAAAACTTCTTCTCAGCTGTATGTGGACTTGGAGCCCTTGCAtcaccaggcagcagctcttGAACTGGAAAAAGCCTTTGGATAAAGGCTGGGACATACTGTCAATCTTTTGAGAGACTAGATCTTTGTGCGCATCTGGCAAATGTGTTGAGGTAGAAGCTGCCTTCTCTCCCCATCAGGGAGCATAAAACACTCCTAATGGAGAAACCATTGATCCTATAAGAGTTTGTCCTGCTATATATGCAAAAAAACTCCAGTGTTTGTAGACCACTGCCTGTGTGCAAAGTAAACTGTTCTCATCACATCTTTCCCAATCTCTCCAAGGACTAAGCCCAGTGGAGGCTTTGAAGTTCCTCAGGTGATGCTTTGCTCAGGGAGCCAGGAAGGCACAGGCATTTTCTTCTGGGATTGAGAGACAGGAATGCATTTTCCCATGTCATTTCAGCTCCTCAGTTATGGCAGGAAGACAGGTATGCCACCCTGCAGCAGAGAGCTCAGACCTCCAGGACAACTGGCCAGCTCCAGCAACCAGGAGGTCATCCTATGCCtgtctgtgcttgcttttgatTTCTGGCAATGTGGGAATAGTCTTCCAATGGAGGGAAGGAGAATTCCTGTTTggtgtctttttaaaattcagaatacCTGAGACATGTTGGAATATCACACTGGACAACGGGAATCCTAGTCTACTACTTCTCAAACCTGTTTCTCTGGTAAGCCAGAGAGGACACAAAATTGAAAAGCTGTTCCCTTTGGGAAAGCATTCCAGCTCATGCCCTGTGGGGACCTTCTCCTCTTTGTGTGAACCATATAGGAGAGAAGCACACTGATTCTGAGAAGGCAGCAGTAGGTACTGTGGAGGGCCAGGACATGCATGGGAACTGAAAGTGAGCCGTGAACAGTTGTAACTCCAGCGGTAAATGCACACAGGCTCTTCAGGGACCTATACCTCTATTCAGAAAGATATTTGTCTATCACACATACAGGAGTTATTTAATGCTCCAGTGAAATACCagaagacaattaaaaaaactcTATTAGACAACAGAGTATACAagtttggtgttggtttttttttttaattgttaagtGAAATTGTATAAAGTGCaaataaatcaatataaaaAATCAGGGAGGGAAAGTGCAGTCCAGGAGTTTACCACTTTAATTATCTAGAGGATTAAAATTGTTTTGGCATACCAAAGCAACCAGATGTgaattatttcatctttttgaaGCACTGCCTTCAAAAGTTTGATGACTTTCTCCCTGTGGGAAAGAAGCACAAAATATAGAGACTGTACTGGAAATACACAATGTAGACAACTGTGTTTTATTCCTAGTGTTCCTCGCCCTGAGGAAGATGGCatctaaagaaaagcaaacctggCAAAGTTTACTCTGTAGGGTCAATTCTGGTTGTGTTCCACTTCTACTGCTGAGTAGTTTCTGCCTTCACTGAACTGTCTCATTCACTCAGTAAGTGGCACAGTATCTTTCATTTCCCTGCCAGTAAACCCACTCACTGAAAGAGCTCATTTGCAGAGCAAAGTCCACTGGAATTGTTTGGCAATATGTAGGTCTGCAGGAAGACAGTGCATCAGGCTGCTGCACTGCTACTCCATCACCTCTTGGTTGCAGTGGCAACATGCTACAGAAGGAACATAGCAGATGGAGTATACAGGGATACGTTTCTCACAAGTTTgttccccttctttctttttggtaaTATGATGAGGCCCTTGCAATCAGGGAGAGTAGTGAGACCTGTACCACAGCAAGTTTTATCTTGAAAATCAAATCTTATAATGAATTTACCATATAGCTTCTGAATTCCTCGCTTATCGTCCTCTGAAAGTCTGAAGGTTGCTGGGTTCACATATGAGTAGAGAGGGTACATCAGAGCTCCCTGGACATTTGAATGAGCAAGTCCCAAAGAATGGCCAAATTCATGAGCAGCAACAAGGAACAAATTaacttctgcagcacagaagaatAGAAAAGTATGTTAAAGGTGTGACATTTCTTTTTAGCATACAAAGAATTGAAGTAGCAGGAGAATTTATATCTTTAATTCCCTTGGAATGAAATCTCAGAGTTTTGATCAGTTATTACTGATCTTCCTTACgttactgtaatattttaataaaaatattactgatcTCTTGCATCTGGAGGCCCTCAGTCTCTTTCCAACCCTGCTTTTAGTCAAACTACAAGCAGGTCATTTTACCTTTTCATAATTTATATAGAAAACAGAGGCTCATAGTCCTTGTTTAGTCCAtgaaagtgctttaaaatatggACAGACAGGCATTATGTAGCTGCTAATGATAATGAAGCACAAGTACTTAGAAAGGTAGttgaagagaacagaaatgttGGTCCTGAAATGGTGCCAAAGCATGAAGCGTTATGGAAAGCATTTCCTATGGCCGTATTCTTCTAACATGTACAATATTTGCCTTTCCCCTTTATACACACATGTGGGTTTTACCTTGATTGTACTCTGACCACCTTTCAGCATCATCAAAATGAGCATCTCCACCAATACCTTCTCCAGGTGCAAATGCATGAGCTAGTGTTTTACCTTTTCCATCAAAAGGATATCCATCACCGTgctctgcatttaaaaagaaatgtatccTCAGATGACATCAGCTGTAATGTTTAAATTCAGCAAATCGAAACATGTTGCTTGTTTGTGCGAGTTTTGTTCATTACCAAACCttacaaaaaaatcctacaaTAGCAGCAAGGTTGTGAAACGAGGAGCAAGGCTTAGGAAACACTGTCCAAATTAATGACTTAGGTTCAAAACTTGTATTTGCTAATTCAGACTGCTGCATGTTTCAGAAAGAGCTGAACATTTTTTGTGAGCCTTTGTCAGAAATTCCAGCTTGCAGGATCCTTTCTCACTTTCACTGGCACATTAGTCAGTTCTTCATGGCAACACAATATGCTTCCCGTTAGTGAGCCTGGGACATTTTGGTGTTTATATGCAGCCATCTACTTGTAAGCTAGGTGTCTGATCTTCATTTACGGTTGATGGAGATCTAATAACTATTGTCAGTGGATCTAGAGAACAAGTCAGCTAACCATAAAGTAGTCATTTAGTTTGGCTAAGTTGAGTCAATTTAGGTGCCAGGCACAGGTTAAAGGTACGGGTGCATTCATATATTAATCTAGATCACAGGGGAGCTTCTGAAGTAACTCTACTGGGACATGCGCATTTACCATGCTTTTGCTTGCACCTTGGTGCAACCTTGGAGTGCATCAATGGGATTCCTTCTAGAAGAAAATCAACGAGAAGATACTCTCTATGAGCAAACCTAATGTACCCCAGATGCCAAAGTCTGTTTAGTCCAGGGTACCAAACTAGATCTGGATCAAAGTAAACCAGCCTGAACCTGCCTGAATCCAGCCTGTGGAGGCTGGATCTTCAGAACCAGCTGGTTTGCTCTACAGATCAGTTCCCATTAGTTTGCATTATTTGTCAAGGCAGACAGAGCTTTGCACATCTAAATCTAAGTATCTTGTTCTGGAGCTAAATTGTCCCTCCATTTCACAGCTATAACtctgaaaggattttttaatgGTCTCATAGGAGTAAAACTGAATCATAACATACAAATTTGGTGGCATGATAAAGACAAGATAAAATTTATGCACACTTCAGAATAATTCCAACTGTTCTGCCTTAAAGCTGTGgctataaaaatacatgttttgagTCAAATACGGAccattgtattttaaaaattacaagtgTTCTCACCACCACGTGCAAATTGAATCATAATGTCTGCATGTCCCTTGAATACTCTTTGGAATTTCAGTGGAGTCACATCACTCCATACCATAAAGGCCCTTCTAATTGCATCATCCACTTTCTTTTGAGGTAGATCAGGTGTATAATTCACAATCCTGGTAGCAAAATGAGACAGATTAATGTCACTTAGGGTGTGAAGGAAACCCACGCAGTTAAATACAAAGCAACCCCTTTCCCCATAAAACCTGAAACATCACTAACCTGTAAGTCAAATGTCTCTTTCTCCATCTTGGATTTCCAGGAAATGTTTTGTAGTTTGCTATATCAGGGATTCCACATCTGGGCtgtttcattgtttcttttgtttctgcatttaattttccagttaAAGTCAGGTGGAAAAacctctgcatttcttta
Proteins encoded in this window:
- the MMP7 gene encoding matrilysin, with translation MRYLLLCAAILLPKSLAFPAQLKLESSSNRDLEDLKAYLDRFFPLLTKTPSLSLEDRIKEMQRFFHLTLTGKLNAETKETMKQPRCGIPDIANYKTFPGNPRWRKRHLTYRIVNYTPDLPQKKVDDAIRRAFMVWSDVTPLKFQRVFKGHADIMIQFARGEHGDGYPFDGKGKTLAHAFAPGEGIGGDAHFDDAERWSEYNQEVNLFLVAAHEFGHSLGLAHSNVQGALMYPLYSYVNPATFRLSEDDKRGIQKLYGRKSSNF